Proteins from a single region of Desulfobacter postgatei 2ac9:
- a CDS encoding nucleotide-binding protein yields MASIHMILQGKGGVGKSFTASLLSQYLVDRDQLLACLDADPVNATLTAYEALKATKIEIMEGDSINSRLFDTMIEKLIQLPDEAFAVVDSGASTFVPLAAYMSENNVANFLQASGHNLTLHTLITGGQAEGDTIQGLASLMEGFPDTPITVWVNPFFGQIDFKDHKLEKANRDHGGTTIVLPTYKKETFGYDLELMLKSRLTFAQAINSGKFNVMAKQRLKIARDEIWNILDESGLIIEAREPQE; encoded by the coding sequence ATGGCATCAATACATATGATCCTTCAGGGCAAGGGCGGTGTCGGGAAAAGTTTTACAGCCAGTCTTTTAAGCCAATATCTGGTTGACAGAGACCAGTTACTGGCATGTCTGGACGCTGATCCGGTTAATGCAACCCTGACAGCCTATGAAGCATTAAAGGCGACCAAAATAGAAATCATGGAAGGAGATTCCATTAACAGCCGGTTATTTGACACGATGATAGAAAAATTAATCCAGCTGCCGGATGAGGCCTTCGCCGTTGTTGACAGCGGTGCCAGCACATTTGTTCCCCTGGCTGCTTACATGTCGGAAAACAATGTTGCCAATTTCCTGCAAGCCAGCGGCCACAACCTCACGCTGCATACCCTGATCACCGGCGGCCAGGCTGAAGGTGATACCATCCAGGGCCTTGCCTCCCTGATGGAAGGTTTTCCGGACACCCCCATAACAGTATGGGTAAACCCTTTCTTCGGTCAAATTGACTTTAAAGACCACAAACTGGAAAAGGCCAACCGGGATCATGGCGGCACCACCATTGTTTTGCCCACGTATAAAAAAGAAACCTTTGGCTATGATCTGGAGCTGATGCTCAAGTCCCGCCTGACATTTGCCCAGGCAATCAATTCCGGCAAATTCAACGTCATGGCTAAACAGCGGCTTAAAATAGCCAGGGATGAAATCTGGAACATCCTGGATGAATCCGGCCTGATCATTGAGGCCCGGGAACCGCAGGAATGA
- a CDS encoding TrbC/VirB2 family protein: MKRVLPLLVPTFLFFGVITFVDTAFASTISEFETPAETLMETLRGPWAKSVAILMILAAAFVMWFKKDDLDGMTKGFLVVVCIISVLALAEPIIDTLFTFGSGALI; the protein is encoded by the coding sequence ATGAAAAGAGTCTTACCGTTACTTGTACCAACCTTTCTTTTTTTTGGCGTTATCACCTTTGTTGATACTGCGTTTGCATCAACAATTTCGGAATTTGAAACACCGGCAGAAACCTTGATGGAAACCTTGCGCGGGCCGTGGGCCAAATCCGTTGCCATACTGATGATCCTGGCGGCGGCTTTTGTGATGTGGTTCAAAAAAGATGATTTGGACGGGATGACAAAAGGTTTTCTTGTTGTTGTCTGCATCATATCCGTGCTGGCCCTGGCGGAACCGATCATTGATACGCTGTTCACATTCGGCAGCGGAGCATTAATATAA
- a CDS encoding TraK family protein, translating to MNLKPTCKSQYLAVHGEARQLLEQGYTKKSVFDYFVSQKKITMSYKAWVKIVDNYDQNSPFSRKKKTSTARKTIGQISSPQKGKFSHSNDPYPIEDATDSIVAEKEHEKPFNLIKKGE from the coding sequence ATGAATTTAAAACCGACATGTAAAAGTCAGTATCTGGCAGTTCACGGTGAAGCCCGGCAGCTTCTGGAACAGGGTTACACTAAAAAATCAGTTTTTGATTATTTTGTGTCCCAGAAAAAAATCACAATGTCATACAAAGCCTGGGTGAAAATAGTTGATAACTACGACCAGAACTCACCGTTCTCTCGAAAAAAGAAGACTTCCACAGCCCGAAAAACCATAGGGCAAATCTCCAGCCCCCAAAAAGGAAAGTTCAGCCATTCAAATGATCCGTACCCAATTGAAGATGCAACTGACTCTATTGTGGCGGAAAAAGAACATGAAAAACCGTTTAACCTCATCAAGAAGGGAGAATAA
- a CDS encoding Rha family transcriptional regulator, protein MDMEIEKQKINILTTNGKLTVSSMMVAEHFKKRHDNIIRTIQHLEIPEDFNALNFEDVKYVDAKGEERPAFNMTRDGFVLLVMGFTGKRAMAWKIKYIEAFNAMERAQKDKLYLKAALQIPIDSDLTVLLPTGEFGISSWKLAREIDQPHNALATKIHYLDIPAAFKAENFIPMGHVADHGPREDGYGITLAGLGMMGHILRSQAARAAQLKGYEQLKAVTAQKDRVETVQAQPVQSVTPRFRRADVSEKKMLALKGLISVWAWIENTTAENLEAELCAFMQITNLKGITTSSYENAMEYIWSGIQTLQNEFIDLCTEDELQPLRGLFDFMAYYEDRISYEFLFNKFKKEHRFEDFTKVSKKDFQKIIMLAWGTMYAMCLGDKAGCCKASCIHNQL, encoded by the coding sequence ATGGACATGGAAATAGAAAAACAAAAAATCAATATTCTAACCACAAACGGAAAACTTACGGTTTCCTCAATGATGGTGGCAGAACATTTCAAAAAAAGACATGATAATATTATCCGAACAATTCAACATCTTGAAATACCAGAAGATTTTAACGCCCTCAATTTTGAGGACGTTAAATATGTCGATGCAAAAGGCGAGGAACGACCAGCTTTTAATATGACCCGTGATGGTTTTGTTTTGCTTGTTATGGGTTTTACAGGCAAAAGAGCCATGGCGTGGAAAATTAAATACATTGAAGCTTTTAACGCCATGGAAAGGGCTCAAAAGGATAAATTATATTTAAAAGCCGCGTTACAAATACCAATAGACAGCGATCTGACAGTTTTATTGCCCACCGGCGAGTTCGGCATTTCAAGCTGGAAACTGGCCCGGGAAATTGACCAGCCCCACAATGCCCTGGCAACAAAAATCCATTATCTTGATATCCCCGCTGCATTCAAGGCAGAAAATTTTATCCCAATGGGCCATGTGGCAGATCACGGCCCAAGAGAGGATGGCTACGGGATCACCTTGGCCGGTCTTGGCATGATGGGGCATATCCTCCGCAGCCAGGCAGCCAGGGCTGCACAATTAAAAGGGTATGAACAATTAAAGGCTGTCACCGCACAAAAAGACCGGGTCGAGACTGTCCAGGCCCAGCCGGTTCAAAGTGTTACCCCGCGGTTCCGGCGGGCCGATGTTTCTGAAAAAAAGATGCTTGCGCTCAAAGGGTTGATTTCGGTTTGGGCATGGATTGAAAATACCACGGCTGAAAATCTTGAAGCTGAATTATGTGCCTTTATGCAGATAACAAACCTGAAAGGCATCACCACATCAAGTTATGAAAACGCCATGGAGTACATCTGGTCAGGAATACAAACACTGCAGAACGAGTTTATAGATCTTTGCACAGAAGATGAATTACAGCCTTTAAGGGGGCTGTTTGATTTCATGGCCTATTACGAGGACAGGATCAGCTATGAGTTTTTATTCAACAAATTCAAAAAAGAACACCGGTTCGAAGATTTCACCAAAGTTTCCAAAAAGGATTTTCAAAAAATCATAATGTTAGCCTGGGGCACCATGTATGCCATGTGCCTTGGCGATAAAGCCGGATGCTGCAAAGCAAGTTGCATCCATAACCAATTATAA
- a CDS encoding 3'-5' exonuclease produces the protein MKLILSTENTGTESQDQVIELAIIDADTTQTLFNQRFKPSVFIKEQAASVHGITLGALAHIKTWADYHDHILEIIKNAESIMTYNCDFDFRLMRQTAEAFDRVWPQVIPPCRDLRAAYADIAQIEFNEYYGTWKWQKLEVACRQQGIDVSDLKTHNALDDCRAIQRLYKKLKGAFDAYWKPFVKPQSTRYEEFKENIEEISQLFSQGLSISHIHQKLSQDGKISLSYTHFTKFFKDYTETYVSLAESPAPRLAPKRGPKIARDREIEFQANKHEIIVLLNKGYSKAQIHRMLLKQGKWNTSYANFTEICRQYNVRKHHKLDINKALK, from the coding sequence ATGAAATTAATACTTAGTACAGAAAACACCGGCACGGAAAGCCAGGATCAGGTTATTGAACTGGCAATTATTGATGCAGATACAACCCAAACACTTTTTAATCAAAGGTTCAAACCATCTGTTTTTATAAAGGAACAGGCTGCATCTGTACACGGCATTACCCTTGGTGCCCTGGCACACATCAAGACCTGGGCGGATTACCATGACCATATTCTTGAGATCATAAAAAATGCAGAGTCGATCATGACCTATAACTGTGATTTTGACTTCAGGTTAATGCGGCAGACAGCAGAGGCGTTTGATCGTGTCTGGCCGCAAGTTATCCCGCCATGCAGGGATTTAAGGGCAGCATATGCGGATATAGCTCAGATTGAATTCAACGAATATTACGGTACCTGGAAGTGGCAAAAATTAGAAGTGGCCTGTCGGCAGCAGGGTATTGATGTGTCTGACCTCAAAACGCACAATGCGCTTGATGACTGCAGGGCAATACAACGGCTGTATAAAAAATTGAAAGGGGCTTTTGACGCCTATTGGAAACCGTTTGTTAAACCTCAGTCCACTAGGTATGAAGAATTTAAAGAAAACATAGAAGAAATATCACAGCTGTTCTCTCAAGGCCTATCCATAAGTCATATTCATCAAAAACTTAGTCAGGACGGTAAAATATCCTTGTCGTACACGCATTTTACCAAGTTTTTTAAAGACTATACAGAAACTTATGTATCTTTAGCCGAGTCGCCAGCGCCCAGGCTTGCACCGAAACGGGGACCTAAAATAGCCCGAGACAGAGAAATTGAGTTCCAGGCCAATAAGCATGAAATTATTGTGCTTTTAAACAAGGGATACTCCAAGGCCCAAATTCATAGAATGCTTCTAAAACAAGGCAAGTGGAATACCAGTTATGCCAATTTCACAGAAATTTGCCGCCAGTATAACGTCAGAAAACACCACAAACTCGATATCAATAAGGCTTTAAAATGA